In Leguminivora glycinivorella isolate SPB_JAAS2020 chromosome 11, LegGlyc_1.1, whole genome shotgun sequence, a single window of DNA contains:
- the LOC125230935 gene encoding putative leucine-rich repeat-containing protein DDB_G0290503 isoform X1, producing MILTMRLVWVAAALLLWSPHAQARNVTHEDIRDAMLSLVHMFRTSEDKLERHEYREKALGEQLKKMLGVLDKKHRALEPLKGMISRLDERLSNVETILLQSFQKEQREKSTQKATEDALDGIQKSLQSLTASVGKKPADLDNNLTTDDDPVGRRLDATDLKIDAVKKEIENLKNALSKDNLRSMCLDAALDDGHPFNKHMSDAEKLLNKYELKLSEYNGTRVQTDFVPLSEVSLADEAWHSKMTEVMERQEKEVKKIQQLLGDAESMWKDLPRLADLRWSTNLTLDAVAAASATLTENNEQGISKVVTKLRELSDRMTRTNEDIQQSLTQGNTLSERALTDISRNYIALHAEVQALAKDEHVMQSTADNVLATKKRIEYGVHQILVEVGELVRAQGSRLNKSVSDRFDSIELKMIENHAAALSNTSAKIESEMSQVWRQIGVMYQQMTANQRSLDKLTEQTDQYVNTTATTLDGMQGKVINYILYGFTHNDHYNVH from the exons ACACGAAGACATCCGCGACGCCATGCTATCACTAGTCCACATGTTCCGCACCTCAGAAGACAAGCTGGAGAGGCACGAATACCGCGAGAAAGCGCTCGGAGAACAGCTCAAGAAGATGCTAGGCGTGCTGGATAAGAAGCATAGGGCTCTGGAGCCACTGAAGGGAATGATATCGAGGCTGGATGAGAGGTTGTCCAATGTGGAAACTATACTTTTACAG TCTTTCCAGAAAGAGCAGCGAGAAAAATCAACACAGAAGGCGACAGAAGATGCTCTAGACGGCATCCAGAAGAGTCTGCAGTCTCTAACAGCCAGCGTGGGGAAGAAACCCGCTGACTTGGATAACAACCTGACGACTGACGACGACCCCGTCGGACGCCGCCTTGATGCCACGGACCTGAAGATTGATGCCGTTAAGAAGGAGATTGAGAATTTGAAGAATGCTCTCAGCAAG GACAACCTCCGTTCCATGTGCCTCGACGCAGCTCTCGACGACGGCCACCCGTTCAATAAACACATGTCGGACGCGGAGAAGCTTCTTAACAAATACGAGTTGAAGCTTAGCGAGTACAACGGCACCCGCGTGCAGACTGACTTCGTGCCGCTTAGCGAGGTCTCACTTGCTGATGAGGCGTGGCACAGCAAGATGACTGAAG TGATGGAACGTCAAGAGAAAGAAGTGAAGAAGATCCAGCAGCTCCTCGGCGACGCGGAGAGTATGTGGAAGGACTTACCTCGGTTAGCTGACCTGCGGTGGTCGACCAACCTGACGCTGGACGCCGTCGCTGCGGCCAGCGCCACTCTTACAGAGAACAATGAGCAAG GTATATCCAAAGTGGTTACCAAGCTCCGTGAGCTGAGCGACCGCATGACGAGGACCAACGAAGACATCCAACAGAGCTTGACGCAAGGGAACACGCTGAGCGAGCGAGCGCTTACCGACATTTCGAGGAACTATATCGCTCTCCATGCAGAG GTCCAAGCGTTAGCGAAGGACGAGCACGTGATGCAGTCGACAGCGGACAACGTACTGGCGACGAAGAAGCGCATCGAGTACGGCGTCCATCAGATTTTAGTTGAAGTAGGCGAGTTGGTCCGCGCGCAGGGCTCAAGACTTAACAAGTCTGTTAGCGACAG ATTTGACAGCATAGAGCTGAAGATGATCGAAAACCACGCCGCAGCTCTCAGCAACACCAGCGCCAAAATCGAGTCAGAAATGTCACAAGTTTGGCGACAGATCGGCGTCATGTACCAGCAAATGACCGCCAACCAGCGGTCGTTGGATAAACTCACT GAGCAGACCGACCAGTATGTAAATACCACCGCCACGACATTGGACGGCATGCAAGGCAAGGTAATCAATTATATACTGTATGGCTTCACACATAACGACCATTATAACGTCCATTAA
- the LOC125230935 gene encoding putative leucine-rich repeat-containing protein DDB_G0290503 isoform X2, which yields MILTMRLVWVAAALLLWSPHAQARNVTHEDIRDAMLSLVHMFRTSEDKLERHEYREKALGEQLKKMLGVLDKKHRALEPLKGMISRLDERLSNVETILLQKEQREKSTQKATEDALDGIQKSLQSLTASVGKKPADLDNNLTTDDDPVGRRLDATDLKIDAVKKEIENLKNALSKDNLRSMCLDAALDDGHPFNKHMSDAEKLLNKYELKLSEYNGTRVQTDFVPLSEVSLADEAWHSKMTEVMERQEKEVKKIQQLLGDAESMWKDLPRLADLRWSTNLTLDAVAAASATLTENNEQGISKVVTKLRELSDRMTRTNEDIQQSLTQGNTLSERALTDISRNYIALHAEVQALAKDEHVMQSTADNVLATKKRIEYGVHQILVEVGELVRAQGSRLNKSVSDRFDSIELKMIENHAAALSNTSAKIESEMSQVWRQIGVMYQQMTANQRSLDKLTEQTDQYVNTTATTLDGMQGKVINYILYGFTHNDHYNVH from the exons ACACGAAGACATCCGCGACGCCATGCTATCACTAGTCCACATGTTCCGCACCTCAGAAGACAAGCTGGAGAGGCACGAATACCGCGAGAAAGCGCTCGGAGAACAGCTCAAGAAGATGCTAGGCGTGCTGGATAAGAAGCATAGGGCTCTGGAGCCACTGAAGGGAATGATATCGAGGCTGGATGAGAGGTTGTCCAATGTGGAAACTATACTTTTACAG AAAGAGCAGCGAGAAAAATCAACACAGAAGGCGACAGAAGATGCTCTAGACGGCATCCAGAAGAGTCTGCAGTCTCTAACAGCCAGCGTGGGGAAGAAACCCGCTGACTTGGATAACAACCTGACGACTGACGACGACCCCGTCGGACGCCGCCTTGATGCCACGGACCTGAAGATTGATGCCGTTAAGAAGGAGATTGAGAATTTGAAGAATGCTCTCAGCAAG GACAACCTCCGTTCCATGTGCCTCGACGCAGCTCTCGACGACGGCCACCCGTTCAATAAACACATGTCGGACGCGGAGAAGCTTCTTAACAAATACGAGTTGAAGCTTAGCGAGTACAACGGCACCCGCGTGCAGACTGACTTCGTGCCGCTTAGCGAGGTCTCACTTGCTGATGAGGCGTGGCACAGCAAGATGACTGAAG TGATGGAACGTCAAGAGAAAGAAGTGAAGAAGATCCAGCAGCTCCTCGGCGACGCGGAGAGTATGTGGAAGGACTTACCTCGGTTAGCTGACCTGCGGTGGTCGACCAACCTGACGCTGGACGCCGTCGCTGCGGCCAGCGCCACTCTTACAGAGAACAATGAGCAAG GTATATCCAAAGTGGTTACCAAGCTCCGTGAGCTGAGCGACCGCATGACGAGGACCAACGAAGACATCCAACAGAGCTTGACGCAAGGGAACACGCTGAGCGAGCGAGCGCTTACCGACATTTCGAGGAACTATATCGCTCTCCATGCAGAG GTCCAAGCGTTAGCGAAGGACGAGCACGTGATGCAGTCGACAGCGGACAACGTACTGGCGACGAAGAAGCGCATCGAGTACGGCGTCCATCAGATTTTAGTTGAAGTAGGCGAGTTGGTCCGCGCGCAGGGCTCAAGACTTAACAAGTCTGTTAGCGACAG ATTTGACAGCATAGAGCTGAAGATGATCGAAAACCACGCCGCAGCTCTCAGCAACACCAGCGCCAAAATCGAGTCAGAAATGTCACAAGTTTGGCGACAGATCGGCGTCATGTACCAGCAAATGACCGCCAACCAGCGGTCGTTGGATAAACTCACT GAGCAGACCGACCAGTATGTAAATACCACCGCCACGACATTGGACGGCATGCAAGGCAAGGTAATCAATTATATACTGTATGGCTTCACACATAACGACCATTATAACGTCCATTAA